One window from the genome of Streptomyces sp. WZ-12 encodes:
- a CDS encoding NAD(P)/FAD-dependent oxidoreductase produces the protein MGTDVRHAVVIGASMAGLAAARVLADSFEAVTVIERDTLPRASGPRAGVPQGHHVHALLALGAKVFEGYFPGLRAELERAGAPVWDWGEGLCAVLPHGTPPPTPMGMPIQTFSRPLLEHVVRGRVAALEPVTLRDGLTVTGLRTSGPGKVTGVRVKHGDSEDEIVADLVVDASGRSSHLPQWLAALGLPDPRTTTVDAQIGYASRIYTYPEGQAAPSWMGLLQPLRAPDFHKGCYAIQIENNVLHVTLHGAGGTQLPRTEDEFLAYAKSLPGPIADTIASLTPASAVRRYARTLNRKIAYHRLPRWPEGLIAMGDAVCTFNPAYGQGMTVAGLEARLLEQTLRSQRARTPLDGHAFQKRLARLTVSPWLMATIPDRAWERSRLAWPVKAGNWFMNRLIDTVPHDPKLFTAFSSLFHMTAGPLTLADPRLLSRVLAGPPAGDNARTTAG, from the coding sequence ATGGGTACCGACGTTCGGCACGCCGTGGTGATCGGGGCGAGCATGGCGGGGCTCGCCGCCGCACGGGTCCTGGCCGACAGTTTCGAGGCCGTCACCGTCATCGAACGCGACACGCTTCCGCGTGCGTCCGGGCCCAGGGCCGGGGTGCCGCAGGGGCACCATGTCCATGCCCTTCTCGCCCTGGGCGCGAAGGTGTTCGAGGGGTACTTCCCCGGGCTGCGGGCGGAGTTGGAACGCGCCGGCGCGCCGGTGTGGGACTGGGGCGAGGGCCTGTGCGCCGTGCTGCCCCACGGCACCCCGCCGCCCACGCCGATGGGCATGCCGATCCAGACCTTCTCCCGCCCCCTCCTGGAGCACGTTGTCCGCGGACGGGTGGCGGCCTTGGAGCCCGTCACCTTGCGGGACGGACTGACCGTCACCGGCCTGCGCACGAGCGGTCCCGGCAAGGTCACCGGAGTGCGCGTCAAGCACGGTGACAGCGAGGACGAGATCGTCGCGGATCTCGTCGTGGACGCCTCGGGGCGCTCCTCCCACCTACCGCAATGGTTGGCCGCGCTCGGCCTGCCCGACCCCCGTACGACAACCGTGGACGCCCAGATCGGGTACGCCTCGCGTATCTACACCTACCCGGAGGGGCAGGCCGCGCCCTCGTGGATGGGTCTGCTGCAACCCCTGCGGGCTCCCGACTTCCACAAGGGCTGCTACGCCATTCAGATCGAGAACAACGTGCTCCACGTCACCCTGCACGGAGCCGGCGGTACCCAACTGCCGCGCACCGAGGACGAGTTCCTCGCCTACGCCAAGTCCCTGCCCGGCCCCATCGCCGACACCATCGCCTCCCTCACCCCCGCCTCCGCAGTGCGCCGCTACGCGCGTACCCTCAACCGCAAGATCGCCTACCACCGCCTTCCCCGCTGGCCCGAAGGGCTGATCGCCATGGGGGACGCGGTGTGCACCTTCAACCCCGCCTACGGGCAGGGCATGACCGTCGCCGGCCTCGAAGCCCGCCTCCTGGAGCAGACACTCCGCAGCCAGCGTGCCCGTACCCCCCTCGACGGACACGCCTTCCAGAAGCGACTGGCGCGCCTGACCGTCTCGCCCTGGCTGATGGCGACCATCCCCGACCGTGCCTGGGAAAGGTCGCGGCTTGCCTGGCCCGTCAAGGCCGGCAACTGGTTCATGAACCGCCTGATCGACACCGTCCCGCACGACCCGAAGTTGTTCACGGCCTTCTCCAGCCTCTTCCACATGACCGCCGGGCCCCTGACACTGGCCGACCCACGGCTGTTGTCCCGCGTCCTCGCCGGCCCTCCCGCGGGCGACAACGCTCGCACGACGGCGGGCTGA
- a CDS encoding alpha/beta hydrolase, whose amino-acid sequence MNSQPKAVLRSRAVELVALVALFTAMLGPSAPTARAAPAAGAVPVERVAPVARAATVPPHFADGFGLTVVSQPKWVGKRTFVLTVKSTEVPVYDAMQGQVSGQHVLMVTVPTGYNGAAATRYPALYMLHGAPERPNALRYLNLLERATQGRPLITVTPNGGGRGWYTNWVNPGSRGRQNWESFHLDQVIPFIDANLRTIPSRAGRAIVGHSMGGFGAFHYAEDRPDLFSYVGSFSGDLDLDDPVMRAAVVGSSLLPSFGTPLEKPGTIFGPPVWPLDAGWNKASPAQHVGALRGMGVAMYTGNGGNLTVDPVLALAEKEVEQTTLRAAANLRAAGIPYHLVDYGNGSAWAAGCNGKHSQDACLRADINDYVSLIMKRLQHP is encoded by the coding sequence ATGAACAGCCAACCCAAGGCTGTGTTACGCAGCCGGGCCGTTGAACTCGTGGCTCTGGTCGCCCTGTTCACCGCCATGCTCGGCCCGTCTGCGCCCACCGCACGTGCCGCGCCCGCCGCAGGTGCGGTACCGGTCGAACGTGTCGCGCCCGTCGCACGTGCGGCAACCGTCCCGCCCCACTTCGCGGACGGATTCGGGCTCACCGTGGTCAGCCAGCCGAAGTGGGTGGGCAAGCGGACGTTCGTCCTCACGGTCAAGTCCACCGAAGTCCCGGTCTACGACGCGATGCAGGGCCAGGTCTCGGGCCAGCACGTCCTCATGGTCACCGTGCCGACCGGGTACAACGGCGCCGCGGCCACCCGTTACCCAGCGCTGTACATGCTGCACGGCGCTCCGGAGCGGCCGAACGCCCTCCGGTACCTGAACCTGCTCGAACGGGCCACCCAGGGCCGCCCGTTGATCACCGTCACGCCGAACGGCGGCGGCCGCGGCTGGTATACCAACTGGGTGAACCCCGGCTCACGGGGTCGGCAGAACTGGGAGAGCTTCCACCTCGACCAGGTGATCCCCTTCATCGACGCCAACCTGAGGACCATCCCGTCCAGGGCGGGCCGGGCGATCGTCGGACACTCGATGGGCGGCTTCGGCGCCTTCCACTACGCCGAGGACCGGCCGGACCTGTTCAGCTACGTGGGCAGCTTCTCCGGCGATCTCGATCTCGATGATCCGGTGATGCGGGCCGCTGTGGTCGGCAGCAGCCTGCTCCCGTCGTTCGGTACGCCTCTTGAGAAGCCTGGCACGATCTTCGGGCCGCCGGTGTGGCCCCTGGACGCCGGCTGGAACAAGGCGAGCCCCGCCCAGCACGTCGGAGCGCTGCGCGGCATGGGCGTGGCGATGTACACCGGCAACGGCGGAAATCTGACGGTCGATCCGGTCCTGGCTCTGGCCGAGAAGGAGGTCGAGCAGACGACCCTGCGGGCCGCCGCCAACCTGCGTGCGGCGGGCATCCCGTACCACCTGGTTGACTACGGGAACGGCAGCGCGTGGGCTGCGGGCTGCAACGGCAAGCACAGCCAGGACGCCTGCCTGCGAGCCGACATCAACGACTATGTGTCGCTGATCATGAAACGCCTGCAACACCCGTGA
- a CDS encoding alpha/beta hydrolase — protein sequence MYPLQFTAESSSNDMIERDFTLGDIPGVLWSPASGADRAPLVLMGHGGGAHKKHPSMPGRAQRLVTGCGFHVAVIDAPGHGDRPRTAHDEQEIAELRAAQAAGEPTGPIVVRYNARLAELAVPEYQATLNALQGLPEIGIDGPVGYVGIGLGTGIGVPLVAVEPRITAAVFLSTYPDVLVDSAKRITIPIEFHLQWDDELIPREAGLALFDAFASKEKTLHANAGKHLEMPRFEADSAVRFFARHLGRAVASAA from the coding sequence ATGTACCCTCTGCAATTCACCGCCGAGTCGTCGTCGAACGACATGATCGAGCGCGACTTCACCCTGGGCGACATCCCCGGGGTTCTCTGGTCGCCGGCCTCCGGCGCCGATCGCGCGCCCCTGGTCCTGATGGGTCACGGCGGCGGCGCCCACAAGAAGCACCCGTCGATGCCGGGCCGCGCCCAGCGTCTCGTGACTGGCTGCGGCTTCCATGTCGCCGTCATCGACGCGCCCGGCCACGGCGACCGGCCGCGCACCGCGCACGACGAGCAGGAGATCGCCGAGCTGCGCGCGGCGCAGGCGGCGGGCGAGCCGACAGGCCCGATCGTCGTCCGCTACAACGCCCGCCTGGCGGAGCTCGCCGTGCCCGAGTACCAGGCAACTCTGAACGCCCTTCAGGGACTTCCGGAGATCGGCATCGATGGGCCGGTGGGCTACGTCGGCATCGGGCTGGGCACCGGGATCGGGGTGCCGCTGGTGGCGGTCGAGCCCAGGATCACCGCCGCGGTCTTCCTGTCGACCTACCCCGATGTTCTGGTCGACAGCGCGAAGCGGATCACCATCCCGATCGAGTTCCACCTGCAGTGGGACGACGAGCTCATCCCGCGCGAGGCCGGTCTCGCGCTGTTCGACGCCTTCGCCTCGAAGGAGAAGACGTTGCACGCCAACGCGGGCAAGCACCTGGAAATGCCCAGGTTCGAGGCCGACAGCGCGGTGCGTTTCTTCGCCCGGCATCTTGGCCGGGCGGTCGCCTCGGCGGCCTGA
- a CDS encoding type 1 glutamine amidotransferase: MPTRTVLILQHVEVEKPGLILDALDGSGLDVEVRNLIDLPDASAADLPPVSDLAGLVVMGGPMNADDLAAHPALKLERDLLAEALRCGTPTLGVCLGAQLLARAQDLAVRSGAELGRESEIGWSPLREVDRDDPVVGPLADAPAVLHWHGDRIVPGADTRVLARTDTTECQAFRIGQAAWGLQLHLEVTPALLDDWLAEPSFAAEATDALGPQAMDKLKADARAAAPALRPLAERSLTHLRGLFEARANGWRTRSGP; this comes from the coding sequence ATGCCCACCCGCACCGTCCTGATTCTCCAGCACGTCGAGGTGGAGAAGCCCGGCCTGATTCTCGACGCGTTGGACGGCAGCGGCCTCGACGTGGAGGTCCGCAACCTCATCGACCTGCCGGACGCCTCGGCGGCCGACCTGCCGCCGGTTTCGGACCTGGCGGGGCTCGTCGTGATGGGCGGCCCCATGAACGCCGATGATCTGGCCGCCCATCCGGCACTCAAGCTGGAGCGGGACCTGCTGGCCGAAGCGTTGCGATGCGGAACCCCGACGCTGGGCGTGTGCCTGGGAGCCCAACTCCTCGCGCGAGCCCAGGACTTGGCCGTGCGGAGCGGCGCCGAGCTCGGCCGGGAGAGCGAGATCGGTTGGAGTCCGTTGCGCGAGGTGGACCGCGACGACCCGGTCGTCGGTCCGTTGGCGGACGCGCCGGCCGTTCTCCACTGGCACGGTGACCGCATCGTGCCCGGCGCCGACACCCGCGTTCTGGCCCGTACCGACACCACCGAGTGCCAGGCATTCCGCATCGGGCAAGCTGCCTGGGGTCTCCAGCTCCACCTGGAGGTCACGCCGGCCCTCCTCGACGACTGGCTCGCCGAACCCTCCTTCGCCGCCGAGGCCACGGACGCCCTCGGTCCGCAGGCCATGGACAAGTTGAAGGCCGACGCGCGCGCCGCCGCCCCGGCCCTGCGCCCGCTGGCCGAGCGGAGCTTGACCCACCTGCGGGGCCTCTTCGAGGCACGCGCCAACGGCTGGCGGACCCGTTCGGGACCGTGA